The stretch of DNA GCGGAACGACAGTGACGTTGAGTTCTTCGCCAGAGAGGTCGAGCGCTGGCAAGTCAAACGGCTCGACGATATCGCCGTCATCGTCCATGTCGCTGACGGTGTGCTCGGCGGCCTTCAAACCTTCCAGCGAGTCGGTTTCCAGTTCGTCTTCTACGCGACGTCGTGGGGCATCGTAATCAGTGGCCATGCCTGGGGTTCCTTAAACGAGATTAGTGGGTTCAAAGCAACCGCTGCGCGGCCACTTTTGTGGAACATATCGACGCGGATATTAGGCCACAATTGCGTCGTTGTCACATTCCGACACGCAAATTTTCCACCCGTGGCACACCCGGAGCAGAAAATTTAGGCAAAACCCCAGGTAGAACGACTAGCGAGCAACCGGGTTGCAGGCACCAATTTCATCCAACACGCCGTGAAATTCGTCCCAAATCCCAGGGGCAGTGACCAACATGATCTCGCCGGCATCTCCGGGCGTCGACAAGCTGGGCGTACGCACTTTAGCCCCCGCCTCGGCGGCGATGAGCGCGCCCGCCGCGAAGTCCCAGGCATTAAGCCCGTGTTCAAAATGCGCATCGACTTCGCCGGCAGCGACCATGCAAAGATCCAGCGCAGCACTGCCCAGGCGCCTAATGTCGCGGATTTGTGGCAGCAACCGAGCAACCAATGCACTTTGGGCTTGTCGACGCGTGGCGCTGTAACCGAAGCCGGTAGCAACCAAAGACTGCCGGACCTGGGTCTCCTGGGACGCCTGCAGCACCGTTTCCACTCCATTGAGCCTGCGGGTTGCGCCCCGACCGGCCGCAGCGCTGAACAATTCACCCGTGGCCACGTTGATAACCGCGCCGGCTACGACCTGCCCATCGACCGCCGCTGCGATCGAGACCGCATATTGCGGCAAACCGTAGAGGAAATTCACCGTGCCGTCGATGGGGTCGACAATCCAGGTCACCTCGGAGGTAGCAACACGCGAACTGCCTTCCTCGCCGATGAGCCCATCGGCCGGTCGAAGGCGTTCGAGCTCGCCGGAAATGAGTTCCTCAGCAAAGGTGTCTACGACTGTCACGGGGTCAACTGGAGAACTCTTGGTTTGGGTATAGGCTCGCACGTCGCCCAATTCGGCCCGCTTGCGCGCAATTTCTGTCGCGGTAAGTACCGCGATCTCCACCGCAATGTCCTTCAATTCCTCATAGTTAGTCATACCCCTATTGTGCCCCGATTCATTTGCTGACGAGCAGCCAATGCGCTTCAGCATTT from Corynebacterium epidermidicanis encodes:
- a CDS encoding DUF4193 domain-containing protein, yielding MATDYDAPRRRVEDELETDSLEGLKAAEHTVSDMDDDGDIVEPFDLPALDLSGEELNVTVVPRREDEFTCGSCFLVQRRNRISHEEPDGTLICLDCA
- a CDS encoding inositol monophosphatase family protein, whose translation is MTNYEELKDIAVEIAVLTATEIARKRAELGDVRAYTQTKSSPVDPVTVVDTFAEELISGELERLRPADGLIGEEGSSRVATSEVTWIVDPIDGTVNFLYGLPQYAVSIAAAVDGQVVAGAVINVATGELFSAAAGRGATRRLNGVETVLQASQETQVRQSLVATGFGYSATRRQAQSALVARLLPQIRDIRRLGSAALDLCMVAAGEVDAHFEHGLNAWDFAAGALIAAEAGAKVRTPSLSTPGDAGEIMLVTAPGIWDEFHGVLDEIGACNPVAR